A stretch of the Medicago truncatula cultivar Jemalong A17 chromosome 5, MtrunA17r5.0-ANR, whole genome shotgun sequence genome encodes the following:
- the LOC120580726 gene encoding uncharacterized protein: MQAIAQKNARNRKKKKTPHTLGTDSLAIRKDELELRYGREYSRGDMYVVSHKDAKGKFVNEYASQKAELLQVEMQNTQCENEAFFKVFEKEHAGYVRSMGLGITPSRISSPSTRLASSSIESNEKMLKMQAEIDSLKEKASQVDFLKAQVAFLMQVQNSRDKEPTNLETRDGRHSSESSHRLEDH, from the exons ATGCAGGCGATTGCacaaaaaaatgcaagaaatcgaaaaaagaaaaaaactcctCATACCTTAGGAACTGACTCGCTTGCGATCAGAAAAGATGAGTTG GAATTGAGATATGGTCGAGAATATAGCAGGGGAGATATGTATGTTGTTTCGCATAAAGATGCCAAGGGAAAATTTGTCAATGAATATGCAAGTCAAAAAGCT GAACTATTGCAAGTTGAAATGCAAAACACTCAATGTGAGAATGAAGCATTTTTCAAAGTGTTTGAAAAGGAACATGCTGGATATGTCCGTTCTATGGGGCTTGGGATAACTCCATCTCGAATCTCTAGTCCCTCTACTAGATTAGCCTCATCTTCCATTGAGTCTAATgagaaaatgttgaaaatgCAAGCTGAGATTGATTCTCTTAAGGAGAAGGCTTCACAAGTTGATTTCTTGAAGGCGCAAGTTGCTTTTTTAATGCAAGTGCAAAATTCAAGAGACAAAGAG ccAACAAATTTAGAAACAAGAGATGGTAGACATTCATCTGAGTCTAGCCACCGCCTGGAGGATCATTGA